A region of Ictidomys tridecemlineatus isolate mIctTri1 chromosome 4, mIctTri1.hap1, whole genome shotgun sequence DNA encodes the following proteins:
- the Lamtor1 gene encoding ragulator complex protein LAMTOR1 isoform X1 → MGCCYSSENEDSDQDREERKLLLDPSSPPTKALNGAEPNYHSLPSARTDEQALLSSILAKTASNIIDVSAADSQGMEQHEYMDRARQYSTRLAVLSSSLTHWKKLPPLPSLTSQPHQVLASEPIPFSDLQQVSRIAAYAYSALSQIRVDAKEELVVQFGIP, encoded by the exons ATGGGGTGCTGCTACAGCAGCGAAAACGAGGATTCGGACCAG GACCGAGAGGAGCGGAAGCTGCTATTGGACCCTAGTAGCCCCCCTACCAAAGCCCTCAATGGAGCTGAGCCCAACTACCACAGCCTGCCTTCTGCTCGCACAGATGAGCAGGCCTTGCTCTCTTCCATCCTCGCAAAAACAGCTAG CAACATCATCGATGTGTCTGCTGCAGACTCCCAGGGCATGGAGCAGCATGAGTACATGGACCGGGCAAGGCAGTACAG CACACGCTTGGCTGTGCTGAGCAGCAGCCTGACCCATTGGAAGAAGCTACCACCGCTGCCGTCTCTTACCAGCCAGCCCCACCAAGTGCTGGCCAGCGAGCCTATCCCCTTCTCTGACTTGCAGCAG GTCTCCAGGATAGCTGCTTATGCCTACAGTGCACTTTCTCAGATCCGTGTGGACGCAAAAGAGGAGCTGGTTGTACAGTTTGGGATCCCATGA
- the Lamtor1 gene encoding ragulator complex protein LAMTOR1 isoform X2, which translates to MGCCYSSENEDSDQDREERKLLLDPSSPPTKALNGAEPNYHSLPSARTDEQALLSSILAKTASNIIDVSAADSQGMEQHEYMDRARQYSTRLAVLSSSLTHWKKLPPLPSLTSQPHQVLASEPIPFSDLQQFQVRQHPLGGCLS; encoded by the exons ATGGGGTGCTGCTACAGCAGCGAAAACGAGGATTCGGACCAG GACCGAGAGGAGCGGAAGCTGCTATTGGACCCTAGTAGCCCCCCTACCAAAGCCCTCAATGGAGCTGAGCCCAACTACCACAGCCTGCCTTCTGCTCGCACAGATGAGCAGGCCTTGCTCTCTTCCATCCTCGCAAAAACAGCTAG CAACATCATCGATGTGTCTGCTGCAGACTCCCAGGGCATGGAGCAGCATGAGTACATGGACCGGGCAAGGCAGTACAG CACACGCTTGGCTGTGCTGAGCAGCAGCCTGACCCATTGGAAGAAGCTACCACCGCTGCCGTCTCTTACCAGCCAGCCCCACCAAGTGCTGGCCAGCGAGCCTATCCCCTTCTCTGACTTGCAGCAG
- the Lamtor1 gene encoding ragulator complex protein LAMTOR1 isoform X3, protein MGCCYSSENEDSDQDREERKLLLDPSSPPTKALNGAEPNYHSLPSARTDEQALLSSILAKTASNIIDVSAADSQGMEQHEYMDRARQYSTRLAVLSSSLTHWKKLPPLPSLTSQPHQVLASEPIPFSDLQQRKKMRPKG, encoded by the exons ATGGGGTGCTGCTACAGCAGCGAAAACGAGGATTCGGACCAG GACCGAGAGGAGCGGAAGCTGCTATTGGACCCTAGTAGCCCCCCTACCAAAGCCCTCAATGGAGCTGAGCCCAACTACCACAGCCTGCCTTCTGCTCGCACAGATGAGCAGGCCTTGCTCTCTTCCATCCTCGCAAAAACAGCTAG CAACATCATCGATGTGTCTGCTGCAGACTCCCAGGGCATGGAGCAGCATGAGTACATGGACCGGGCAAGGCAGTACAG CACACGCTTGGCTGTGCTGAGCAGCAGCCTGACCCATTGGAAGAAGCTACCACCGCTGCCGTCTCTTACCAGCCAGCCCCACCAAGTGCTGGCCAGCGAGCCTATCCCCTTCTCTGACTTGCAGCAG
- the LOC120889646 gene encoding transmembrane O-methyltransferase — translation MSPAIALAFLPLVVTLLVRYRHHFRLLLRTVLLRSFQDCRSGMRIEERAFSYVLTHALPGDPGHILTTLDHWSSHCEYLSHMGPVKGQILVRLVEEKAPACVLELGTYCGYSTLLIACALPPGGRLVTVERDPRTAAVAEKLIRLAGFDEHKVELIVGSSEEVIPRLRAQHQLSQADLVLLAHRPRYYLRDLQLLEAHALLPAAATVLADHVLFPGAPRFLQYAKSCGHYRCRLHHTGLPDFPAIKDGIAQLTYAGPG, via the exons ATGTCCCCTGCCATTGCACTGGCATTCCTGCCACTGGTGGTAACATTGCTGGTGCGATATCGGCACCATTTCCGACTGCTGCTGCGCACAGTCTTACTGAGGAGTTTCCAAGACTGCCGGTCAGGGATGCGGATTGAAGAGAGAGCCTTCAGCTATGTGCTCACCCATGCCCTACCTGGAGACCCTGGACACATCCTCACCACCCTGGACCACTGGAGTAGCCACTGCGAGTACCTGAGCCATATGGGGCCTGTCAAAG GTCAGATCCTGGTGCGGCTGGTGGAGGAGAAGGCCCCTGCTTGTGTGCTGGAGCTAGGCACCTACTGTGGATACTCCACCTTGCTTATTGCCTGTGCCCTGCCCCCTGGAGGTCGCCTTGTCACGGTGGAGCGGGACCCACGAACAGCAGCAGTAGCTGAAAAACTCATTCGCCTGGCTGGCTTCGATGAGCACAAG GTGGAGCTCATTGTTGGCAGCTCAGAGGAGGTGATCCCACGCCTACGAGCCCAGCACCAGCTGAGTCAGGCAGACCTTGTACTCCTGGCACATCGACCCCGGTATTACTTGCGGGACCTACAGCTGTTAGAGGCCCATGCTCTGCTGCCAGCTGCTGCAACTGTCTTGGCTGACCATGTGCTCTTCCCTGGTGCACCTCGCTTCCTACAGTATGCCAAGAGCTGTGGCCACTACCGCTGTCGGCTCCACCACACTGGCCTCCCAGACTTCCCAGCTATCAAGGATGGTATAGCCCAGCTTACCTATGCTGGACCTGGCTGA